Proteins encoded in a region of the Sebastes fasciatus isolate fSebFas1 chromosome 9, fSebFas1.pri, whole genome shotgun sequence genome:
- the cep170aa gene encoding centrosomal protein of 170 kDa isoform X1 — protein sequence MSVTSWFLVSSGGTRHRLPREMIFVGRDDCELMLQSRSVDKQHAVINYEAGTDEHKVKDLGSLNGTFVNDVRIQEQMYITLKLEDKLRFGYDTNLFTVVRGELTVPEEALKHEKFTSGLQLSKKPSNGETTTITTTTKSPTKTPTKTLRSPSGSAPRPGESRATDGVATSSKEPPAKPVDTHKAEERLGGDVTALPRGTPLYGQPSWWGDGDADDENSFKQETKSSHKKHDSSISDSKEARRGEKAKEDGLHASTAHDSSYFEMPTKEGHMVNNGIHEIPTKDTEGTTAAAQGHASFTIEFDNTSPGKVTIKDHVSKFQPDHPRPRSKKSGAGSGGGGGRDLSTLQAAMMASESKVADWLAQNDPTLVRSESTEDDSKSIKSDVPVHLKRLKGSKHEDGTQSDSENGVGLRFANRRHALEERLKAAHGYAGAGGGNVTVSGSRTGGSRTSFMIEFYDEENHRKRRSYSFSQTAPLQGIGAGGEALFPQPPSHPKVFSISTSATLASDSGKVPAPIPATVTAGAPTAARVLLKQRSEDPSIGRSSISTGLATGSPTSPSEDASVVGRGAGGEAEDDHSDKGTYTIELENRNAEEEEARRMIDKVFGVQQNQDSSSLSDLKREGKEQETGETGKEALPGDSSWVSQWASIAANHTRTDPEGSGAETAAFLHKERGTDAFESAASLSRGESSSSLTDRKRRTLPQLPVDDPRAKSSTKALGLRSEIGEKQDTEPQEKENKGDGESPTPTRDDEMTSKRKQSSTSSPSKAPLRSSGSAERRKRSEERKGGGSGEGGEKSGKPLVRQGSFTIEKPSANVPAELIPRINRGGGGRERSDSTGSMDTATLLKDTEAVMAFLEAKLRDENKLDQKSSKTGVSRTDSISPESDVDTASTASHVAGEAERKAGGEHKRRSFSSMHREKSNISTTSKTSVTNASARDRLDRKTKTRTSEATSRTDARRSVQPSSASSRGRQPSLDLTDDDQNSSFPISDILSSDQETYSGPLGRSAHGRGSDDVLHSKLDSRSKTSTSGSSKTRSTLQAATTASLSKQAALPQPRPTRASLLRRARLGDTSDTDLADADRVSVASEVSTTSSTSKPPSGRKGLSRLDMLAQPRRTRLGSISARSDSECTMTRSSTSSPRLSAETALRLGLRSSTPTESRLTPRMRANSVSKLNEAKTKTTTSGYCSPTESSQPEPEGADAEEELMVSSSSRWRRLPPEYGSTSEEEFGSNRNSPKHGGRSHMRPHHLAPHRSSRLGTAASPGSAVVTGPGGGAIKHRMKEQEEYIKDWTAHSEEIARLFPCVRRISQDLAKDLAILAREIHDVAGEIDSVSSSGTAPSTTVSTAATTPGSAIDTREEVGPARPTQPDIQESMRKLVDRVFDESLNFRKIPPVISTNKAPEINGKPVELRPRAPDSLEPRALRRRTWNREEAVLDSLLLHSVSQLSTKIRTSIDKTAGKIRILFKDKNRNWDEIENKLRSESDIPLLKTSNKEISSILLELKRVEKQLQVINVMVDPDGTLDALASLGLTSPTTPTKPQTAKTTSPSATSPGSAPSAKEALPEILPGPGGSAASARVQASSASTEETAREPGLSLGLAGVGGLPFNRIRPSGEEAIAQK from the exons TCCCGCAGCGTGGATAAGCAGCATGCAGTCATCAACTACGAGGCCGGGACAGACGAACACAAGGTCAAGGACCTGGGCAGCCTGAATGGG ACCTTTGTAAATGATGTCCGCATCCAGGAGCAGATGTACATCACTCTGAAGTTGGAGGACAAGCTGAGGTTTGGATATGATA CCAACCTGTTCACGGTGGTGAGAGGAGAGCTCACTGTGCCTGAGGAGGCTCTAAAg CATGAAAAGTTCACCAGCGGCCTCCAGCTCAGCAAGAAACCGTCCAACGGTGAAACCACTACCATCACAACCACAACCAAGTCCCCCACTAAGACCCCAACAAAGACGCTGAGGTCCCCCAGCGGCAGTGCCCCAAGGCCAGGGGAGAGTAGAGCAACAGACGGGGTCGCTACTTCCTCCAAAGAGCCGCCAGCCAAACCTGTGGATACTCACAAAGCAGAGGAGAGGTTAGGAG GGGATGTTACAGCGCTGCCACGTGGGACCCCCCTGTACGGCCAGCCGTCTTGGTGGGGGGATGGGGATGCAGACGATGAGAACTCCTTCAAACAGGAAACCAAGTCATCCCACAAAAAACATGACAGCTCCATTTCAG ACAGCAAAGAGGCTCGTCGAGGGGAGAAAGCTAAAGAGGACGGCCTCCATGCGTCCACCGCTCACGATTCCAGTTACTTTGAGATGCCAACTAAGGAGGGTCACATGGTCAATAACGGCATCCATGAGATTCCCACCAAGGACACAGAGGGCACCACCGCTGCAG CTCAAGGCCACGCCTCCTTCACCATAGAGTTCGACAACACTTCTCCAGGGAAAGTCACCATCAAAGACCATGTCTCAAAGTTCCAACCCGACCACCCGAGACCTCGCTCCAAGAAGAGTGGagcaggaagtggaggaggaggagggagggactTGAGCACACTGCAAGCCGCTATGATGGCATCGGAGAGCAAGGTGGCTGATTGGCTGGCCCAGAACGACCCCACTCTAGTGCGCAGCGAGTCAACGGAGGACGACAGCAAGAGCATCAAGAGTGACGTGCCGGTCCATCTCAAAAGGCTAAAAG GCAGCAAGCATGAGGATGGCACCCAGAGTGACTCAGAGAACGGAGTGGGCCTACGTTTTGCCAACCGCCGCCACGCCCTCGAGGAGCGCCTGAAAGCAGCGCACGGCTACGCGGGAGCGGGAGGGGGGAACGTGACTGTGAGCGGGTCCAGAACAGGCGGCAGCCGCACTTCCTTCATGATCGAGTTCTACGACGAGGAAAACCATCGCAAGCGCCGGTCGTATTCGTTTTCCCAGACTGCACCCCTGCAGGGGATAGGAGCTGGCGGGGAGGCCCTGTTTCCCCAGCCTCCCTCTCACCCTAAGGTGTTCAGCATTTCCACCTCTGCTACGTTAGCCTCAGACTCAG GTAAAGTCCCAGCTCCGATACCAGCGACAGTAACTGCAGGTGCCCCTACGGCTGCCCGCGTCCTTCTCAAGCAGAGGTCAGAGGACCCCAGTATCGGTCGCAGCTCAATCAGCACCGGGCTGGCGACGGGCAGCCCCACCAGCCCCAGCGAGGACGCCTCGGTCGTGGGGAGAGGAGCTGGGGGGGAGGCAGAGGACGACCACAGCGATAAGGGGACCTACACTATCGAACTGGAGAACAGGAacgcagaggaagaggaggccaggcGCATGATAGACAAG GTGTTTGGTGTGCAGCAGAACCAGGACTCCTCTAGTCTGTCAGACCtgaaaagagaaggaaaagaacaggagacaggagagacgGGGAAAGAG GCTCTCCCTGGCGACTCGAGTTGGGTCTCTCAGTGGGCCAGTATAGCTGCCAATCACACCAGAACAGACCCAGAGGGCTCAGGAGCAGAAACAGCCGCCTTCCTCCACAAAGAGAGAG GAACCGATGCCTTTGAGTCTGCTGCTTCCCTCAGCAGAGGCGAATCCTCCTCCAGTCTGACCGACCGTAAGCGCAGGACCCTCCCCCAGCTCCCTGTGGATGACCCCCGGGCTAAATCCAGCACCAAAGCTCTTGGACTAAGGTCCGAGATTGGGGAGAAACAGGACACTGAACCCCAGGAAAAAGAGAACAAGGGAGACGGGGAGTCCCCGACTCCCACGAGGGACGACGAGATGACCAGTAAACGGAAGCAAAGCTCCACATCCTCCCCATCCAAGGCTCCCCTCCGGTCCTCTGGCAGCGCTGAGCGGAGGAagaggtcagaggagaggaaaggaggaggatcaggagaaggaggagagaagtCCGGGAAGCCCCTTGTGCGCCAGGGCAGCTTCACAATCGAGAAGCCCAGCGCTAATGTCCCCGCGGAGCTCATCCCTCGCATCAACAGAGGCGGCGGTGGGCGCGAACGCAGTGACTCCACGGGCAGCATGGATACTGCTACGCTCCTGAAGGACACTGAAGCTGTCATGGCATTCCTTGAGGCCAAACTAAGAGATGAAAACAAACTAGACCAGAAAAGTAGTAAAACTGGCGTCTCTCGGACTGACTCCATCTCTCCTGAGTCGGATGTCGACACGGCCAGCACAGCTAGTCATGTGGcgggagaggcagagaggaaagCCGGTGGCGAGCATAAACGACGTTCCTTCAGCAGCATGCACAGGGAGAAGAGCAACATCAGCACAACTTCCAAGACCAGCGTCACTAACGCAAGTGCCCGTGACCGCTTGGATAGGAAGACTAAAACAAGAACTTCGGAAGCGACGAGCCGGACTGATGCGCGGCGCTCTGTTCAGCCGTCCTCTGCTTCCTCCAGAGGACGCCAGCCTTCTCTGGATCTCACCGACGATGACCAGAACTCTTCCTTCCCCATCTCTGACATCCTCTCCTCAGACCAGGAGACCTACTCTGGACCTTTGGGACGCTCAGCACACGGACGTGGCTCGGATGATGTTCTCCATTCCAAACTCGATAGCAGGTCTAAAACCTCCACTAGTGGATCTTCCAAAACCAGGAGCACTCTCCAGGCAGCCACAACCGCCTCCCTGAGCAAGCAGGCAGCGCTGCCTCAGCCGCGGCCCACAAGAGCCTCCCTTCTCCGCCGCGCCCGGCTGGGCGATACCTCTGACACGGATCTAGCCGATGCAGACAGGGTGTCTGTGGCCTCTGAGGTGTCCACCACCAGCTCCACCTCTAAGCCGCCATCTGGTCGAAAGGGATTGTCACGACTGGACATGCTGGCTCAGCCGCGTAGGACCCGTCTGGGCTCCATCTCAGCCCGCAGTGACTCAGAGTGTACGATGACACGGAGCTCCACCTCCTCACCCCGTCTGTCAGCTGAGACCGCTCTGCGTCTGGGCCTGCGCTCATCAACACCAACAGAGAGCAGGCTGACACCCAGGATGAGGGCCAACAGCGTGTCCAAACTGAACGAGGCCAAGACTAAGACCACTACATCTGGATACTGCTCACCCACAG AGAGCTCTCAGCCCGAACCCGAGGGCGCTGATGCAGAGGAAGAGCTGATGG tgtccagcagcagcaggtggagacGTCTGCCGCCGGAGTACGGCTCCACCTCGGAGGAAGAGTTCGGCTCCAACCGGAATTCTCCGAAGCACGGAGGACGCTCCCACATGCGACCTCATCACCTCGCCCCGCACCGCAGCTCGAGGCTCGGCACCGCCGCGAGCCCAGGCTCCGCCGTGGTGACGGGTCCGGGTGGAGGGGCGATCAAACACCGCATGAAAGAGCAAGAGGAGTACATCAAGGACTGGACAGCACACAGCGAGGAGATAGCCAG GTTATTCCCCTGTGTGCGCAGGATCAGCCAGGACCTGGCTAAGGACTTGGCCATCTTGGCCCGCGAGATCCACGACGTGGCCGGCGAGATCGACTCGGTCAGCTCATCCGGCACGGCGCCCAGCACCACCGTCAGCACCGCCGCCACCACCCCGGGATCGGCCATCGACACCCGGGAAGAGGTAGGCCCTGCACGTCCCACGCAGCCGGACATACAGGAGAGCATGAGAAAG CTGGTGGATCGGGTGTTTGACGAGAGCCTCAACTTCAGAAAGATCCCGCCTGTGATTTCAACCAATAAGGCACCAGAGATCAACGGTAAGCCGGTGGAGCTCCGCCCCCGTGCCCCTGACAGCCTGGAGCCCCGAGCTCTGAGGAGACGCACCTGGAACCGAGAGGAG GCGGTGTTGGACAGCCTGCTGCTCCATTCAGTTTCTCAGCTGTCCACCAAGATCAGAACCTCTATCGACAAAACAGCAGGAAAAATCAG GATATTGTTTAAAGATAAGAACAGGAACTGGGACGAAATTGAGAATAAGCTGCGATCGGAGAGTGACATACCACTCCTGAAAACCTCCAACAAG GAGATCTCCTCAATTCTGCTCGAACTGAAGAGAGTTGAGAAACAGCTTCAAG
- the cep170aa gene encoding centrosomal protein of 170 kDa isoform X4, whose amino-acid sequence MSVTSWFLVSSGGTRHRLPREMIFVGRDDCELMLQSRSVDKQHAVINYEAGTDEHKVKDLGSLNGTFVNDVRIQEQMYITLKLEDKLRFGYDTNLFTVVRGELTVPEEALKHEKFTSGLQLSKKPSNGETTTITTTTKSPTKTPTKTLRSPSGSAPRPGESRATDGVATSSKEPPAKPVDTHKAEERLGGDVTALPRGTPLYGQPSWWGDGDADDENSFKQETKSSHKKHDSSISDSKEARRGEKAKEDGLHASTAHDSSYFEMPTKEGHMVNNGIHEIPTKDTEGTTAAAQGHASFTIEFDNTSPGKVTIKDHVSKFQPDHPRPRSKKSGAGSGGGGGRDLSTLQAAMMASESKVADWLAQNDPTLVRSESTEDDSKSIKSDVPVHLKRLKGSKHEDGTQSDSENGVGLRFANRRHALEERLKAAHGYAGAGGGNVTVSGSRTGGSRTSFMIEFYDEENHRKRRSYSFSQTAPLQGIGAGGEALFPQPPSHPKVFSISTSATLASDSGKVPAPIPATVTAGAPTAARVLLKQRSEDPSIGRSSISTGLATGSPTSPSEDASVVGRGAGGEAEDDHSDKGTYTIELENRNAEEEEARRMIDKVFGVQQNQDSSSLSDLKREGKEQETGETGKEALPGDSSWVSQWASIAANHTRTDPEGSGAETAAFLHKERGTDAFESAASLSRGESSSSLTDRKRRTLPQLPVDDPRAKSSTKALGLRSEIGEKQDTEPQEKENKGDGESPTPTRDDEMTSKRKQSSTSSPSKAPLRSSGSAERRKRSEERKGGGSGEGGEKSGKPLVRQGSFTIEKPSANVPAELIPRINRGGGGRERSDSTGSMDTATLLKDTEAVMAFLEAKLRDENKLDQKSSKTGVSRTDSISPESDVDTASTASHVAGEAERKAGGEHKRRSFSSMHREKSNISTTSKTSVTNASARDRLDRKTKTRTSEATSRTDARRSVQPSSASSRGRQPSLDLTDDDQNSSFPISDILSSDQETYSGPLGRSAHGRGSDDVLHSKLDSRSKTSTSGSSKTRSTLQAATTASLSKQAALPQPRPTRASLLRRARLGDTSDTDLADADRVSVASEVSTTSSTSKPPSGRKGLSRLDMLAQPRRTRLGSISARSDSECTMTRSSTSSPRLSAETALRLGLRSSTPTESRLTPRMRANSVSKLNEAKTKTTTSGYCSPTVSSSSRWRRLPPEYGSTSEEEFGSNRNSPKHGGRSHMRPHHLAPHRSSRLGTAASPGSAVVTGPGGGAIKHRMKEQEEYIKDWTAHSEEIARLFPCVRRISQDLAKDLAILAREIHDVAGEIDSVSSSGTAPSTTVSTAATTPGSAIDTREELVDRVFDESLNFRKIPPVISTNKAPEINGKPVELRPRAPDSLEPRALRRRTWNREEAVLDSLLLHSVSQLSTKIRTSIDKTAGKIRILFKDKNRNWDEIENKLRSESDIPLLKTSNKEISSILLELKRVEKQLQVINVMVDPDGTLDALASLGLTSPTTPTKPQTAKTTSPSATSPGSAPSAKEALPEILPGPGGSAASARVQASSASTEETAREPGLSLGLAGVGGLPFNRIRPSGEEAIAQK is encoded by the exons TCCCGCAGCGTGGATAAGCAGCATGCAGTCATCAACTACGAGGCCGGGACAGACGAACACAAGGTCAAGGACCTGGGCAGCCTGAATGGG ACCTTTGTAAATGATGTCCGCATCCAGGAGCAGATGTACATCACTCTGAAGTTGGAGGACAAGCTGAGGTTTGGATATG ATACCAACCTGTTCACGGTGGTGAGAGGAGAGCTCACTGTGCCTGAGGAGGCTCTAAAg CATGAAAAGTTCACCAGCGGCCTCCAGCTCAGCAAGAAACCGTCCAACGGTGAAACCACTACCATCACAACCACAACCAAGTCCCCCACTAAGACCCCAACAAAGACGCTGAGGTCCCCCAGCGGCAGTGCCCCAAGGCCAGGGGAGAGTAGAGCAACAGACGGGGTCGCTACTTCCTCCAAAGAGCCGCCAGCCAAACCTGTGGATACTCACAAAGCAGAGGAGAGGTTAGGAG GGGATGTTACAGCGCTGCCACGTGGGACCCCCCTGTACGGCCAGCCGTCTTGGTGGGGGGATGGGGATGCAGACGATGAGAACTCCTTCAAACAGGAAACCAAGTCATCCCACAAAAAACATGACAGCTCCATTTCAG ACAGCAAAGAGGCTCGTCGAGGGGAGAAAGCTAAAGAGGACGGCCTCCATGCGTCCACCGCTCACGATTCCAGTTACTTTGAGATGCCAACTAAGGAGGGTCACATGGTCAATAACGGCATCCATGAGATTCCCACCAAGGACACAGAGGGCACCACCGCTGCAG CTCAAGGCCACGCCTCCTTCACCATAGAGTTCGACAACACTTCTCCAGGGAAAGTCACCATCAAAGACCATGTCTCAAAGTTCCAACCCGACCACCCGAGACCTCGCTCCAAGAAGAGTGGagcaggaagtggaggaggaggagggagggactTGAGCACACTGCAAGCCGCTATGATGGCATCGGAGAGCAAGGTGGCTGATTGGCTGGCCCAGAACGACCCCACTCTAGTGCGCAGCGAGTCAACGGAGGACGACAGCAAGAGCATCAAGAGTGACGTGCCGGTCCATCTCAAAAGGCTAAAAG GCAGCAAGCATGAGGATGGCACCCAGAGTGACTCAGAGAACGGAGTGGGCCTACGTTTTGCCAACCGCCGCCACGCCCTCGAGGAGCGCCTGAAAGCAGCGCACGGCTACGCGGGAGCGGGAGGGGGGAACGTGACTGTGAGCGGGTCCAGAACAGGCGGCAGCCGCACTTCCTTCATGATCGAGTTCTACGACGAGGAAAACCATCGCAAGCGCCGGTCGTATTCGTTTTCCCAGACTGCACCCCTGCAGGGGATAGGAGCTGGCGGGGAGGCCCTGTTTCCCCAGCCTCCCTCTCACCCTAAGGTGTTCAGCATTTCCACCTCTGCTACGTTAGCCTCAGACTCAG GTAAAGTCCCAGCTCCGATACCAGCGACAGTAACTGCAGGTGCCCCTACGGCTGCCCGCGTCCTTCTCAAGCAGAGGTCAGAGGACCCCAGTATCGGTCGCAGCTCAATCAGCACCGGGCTGGCGACGGGCAGCCCCACCAGCCCCAGCGAGGACGCCTCGGTCGTGGGGAGAGGAGCTGGGGGGGAGGCAGAGGACGACCACAGCGATAAGGGGACCTACACTATCGAACTGGAGAACAGGAacgcagaggaagaggaggccaggcGCATGATAGACAAG GTGTTTGGTGTGCAGCAGAACCAGGACTCCTCTAGTCTGTCAGACCtgaaaagagaaggaaaagaacaggagacaggagagacgGGGAAAGAG GCTCTCCCTGGCGACTCGAGTTGGGTCTCTCAGTGGGCCAGTATAGCTGCCAATCACACCAGAACAGACCCAGAGGGCTCAGGAGCAGAAACAGCCGCCTTCCTCCACAAAGAGAGAG GAACCGATGCCTTTGAGTCTGCTGCTTCCCTCAGCAGAGGCGAATCCTCCTCCAGTCTGACCGACCGTAAGCGCAGGACCCTCCCCCAGCTCCCTGTGGATGACCCCCGGGCTAAATCCAGCACCAAAGCTCTTGGACTAAGGTCCGAGATTGGGGAGAAACAGGACACTGAACCCCAGGAAAAAGAGAACAAGGGAGACGGGGAGTCCCCGACTCCCACGAGGGACGACGAGATGACCAGTAAACGGAAGCAAAGCTCCACATCCTCCCCATCCAAGGCTCCCCTCCGGTCCTCTGGCAGCGCTGAGCGGAGGAagaggtcagaggagaggaaaggaggaggatcaggagaaggaggagagaagtCCGGGAAGCCCCTTGTGCGCCAGGGCAGCTTCACAATCGAGAAGCCCAGCGCTAATGTCCCCGCGGAGCTCATCCCTCGCATCAACAGAGGCGGCGGTGGGCGCGAACGCAGTGACTCCACGGGCAGCATGGATACTGCTACGCTCCTGAAGGACACTGAAGCTGTCATGGCATTCCTTGAGGCCAAACTAAGAGATGAAAACAAACTAGACCAGAAAAGTAGTAAAACTGGCGTCTCTCGGACTGACTCCATCTCTCCTGAGTCGGATGTCGACACGGCCAGCACAGCTAGTCATGTGGcgggagaggcagagaggaaagCCGGTGGCGAGCATAAACGACGTTCCTTCAGCAGCATGCACAGGGAGAAGAGCAACATCAGCACAACTTCCAAGACCAGCGTCACTAACGCAAGTGCCCGTGACCGCTTGGATAGGAAGACTAAAACAAGAACTTCGGAAGCGACGAGCCGGACTGATGCGCGGCGCTCTGTTCAGCCGTCCTCTGCTTCCTCCAGAGGACGCCAGCCTTCTCTGGATCTCACCGACGATGACCAGAACTCTTCCTTCCCCATCTCTGACATCCTCTCCTCAGACCAGGAGACCTACTCTGGACCTTTGGGACGCTCAGCACACGGACGTGGCTCGGATGATGTTCTCCATTCCAAACTCGATAGCAGGTCTAAAACCTCCACTAGTGGATCTTCCAAAACCAGGAGCACTCTCCAGGCAGCCACAACCGCCTCCCTGAGCAAGCAGGCAGCGCTGCCTCAGCCGCGGCCCACAAGAGCCTCCCTTCTCCGCCGCGCCCGGCTGGGCGATACCTCTGACACGGATCTAGCCGATGCAGACAGGGTGTCTGTGGCCTCTGAGGTGTCCACCACCAGCTCCACCTCTAAGCCGCCATCTGGTCGAAAGGGATTGTCACGACTGGACATGCTGGCTCAGCCGCGTAGGACCCGTCTGGGCTCCATCTCAGCCCGCAGTGACTCAGAGTGTACGATGACACGGAGCTCCACCTCCTCACCCCGTCTGTCAGCTGAGACCGCTCTGCGTCTGGGCCTGCGCTCATCAACACCAACAGAGAGCAGGCTGACACCCAGGATGAGGGCCAACAGCGTGTCCAAACTGAACGAGGCCAAGACTAAGACCACTACATCTGGATACTGCTCACCCACAG tgtccagcagcagcaggtggagacGTCTGCCGCCGGAGTACGGCTCCACCTCGGAGGAAGAGTTCGGCTCCAACCGGAATTCTCCGAAGCACGGAGGACGCTCCCACATGCGACCTCATCACCTCGCCCCGCACCGCAGCTCGAGGCTCGGCACCGCCGCGAGCCCAGGCTCCGCCGTGGTGACGGGTCCGGGTGGAGGGGCGATCAAACACCGCATGAAAGAGCAAGAGGAGTACATCAAGGACTGGACAGCACACAGCGAGGAGATAGCCAG GTTATTCCCCTGTGTGCGCAGGATCAGCCAGGACCTGGCTAAGGACTTGGCCATCTTGGCCCGCGAGATCCACGACGTGGCCGGCGAGATCGACTCGGTCAGCTCATCCGGCACGGCGCCCAGCACCACCGTCAGCACCGCCGCCACCACCCCGGGATCGGCCATCGACACCCGGGAAGAG CTGGTGGATCGGGTGTTTGACGAGAGCCTCAACTTCAGAAAGATCCCGCCTGTGATTTCAACCAATAAGGCACCAGAGATCAACGGTAAGCCGGTGGAGCTCCGCCCCCGTGCCCCTGACAGCCTGGAGCCCCGAGCTCTGAGGAGACGCACCTGGAACCGAGAGGAG GCGGTGTTGGACAGCCTGCTGCTCCATTCAGTTTCTCAGCTGTCCACCAAGATCAGAACCTCTATCGACAAAACAGCAGGAAAAATCAG GATATTGTTTAAAGATAAGAACAGGAACTGGGACGAAATTGAGAATAAGCTGCGATCGGAGAGTGACATACCACTCCTGAAAACCTCCAACAAG GAGATCTCCTCAATTCTGCTCGAACTGAAGAGAGTTGAGAAACAGCTTCAAG